One segment of Belonocnema kinseyi isolate 2016_QV_RU_SX_M_011 chromosome 7, B_treatae_v1, whole genome shotgun sequence DNA contains the following:
- the LOC117176719 gene encoding uncharacterized protein LOC117176719, translated as MVHISGDGQLVQSRPWSLTRFLGEIYNVISLYFSTLISPSTNRHGNRYSRDYRPGSGPLPPSRRIGRINNTPSVNVPGGCRSCQG; from the exons ATGGCCAGTTGGTCCAATCCAGACCTTGGAGTCTGACCCGATTTTTGGGGGAAATCTATAATGTTATCTCGCTATA TTTCAGTACTCTGATCAGTCCGTCTACAAATCGGCATGGAAATAGATATTCTCGCGATTATAGACCTGGTTCAGg cccGCTTCCACCATCACGGCGAATTGGCAGAATAAATAATACACCGAGTGTCAACGTGCCTGGTGGCTGCCGAAGTTGTCAAggataa